One window of the Camelina sativa cultivar DH55 chromosome 1, Cs, whole genome shotgun sequence genome contains the following:
- the LOC104780750 gene encoding protein CROWDED NUCLEI 4-like: protein MNIYAHDLSLLDFNYDVSGPFAEQLSRRRFLDDDGDDYRRNTIHDGVNGRREADTDSMVSPPHRHDGMSPLPLGMDWSAPPRLWEGRDTVWPHHHQTGWSYCVTVPSWVSLPKSSVSEPAVFYRVQVGIQSPEGITSVKLILRRFNDFLELYSSIKKEFVTKRLPHAPPKKILRVKNQTLLEERRCSLEDWMNRLLSDIDISRSALIATFLELEAAVRSYFSDECQETEFTSGNIPALPTTTCSDVPGSSSVIVDHGNDSADETSDASTIKHDKASLKNLISRNSTSEDDVTDWHELITEYGLLDKSSFREKIECLSRTNGAAETGSVTGGGISSQVGIQRLEGSDRKFQEKSIESIVTPGEPDLVNQGSIGSQDEVHGNMHSAVGVNTEIQAIVFHSEERHKLKRVIDMLKQRLETAKADTEDLISRLNQELAVRQFLSTKVKDLEVELETTRESCKQGMEKTVLDETERFTQIQWDMEELRKQCMDMESLLNSIKDEKANIETANQSLVQENQMLLQQIIDLREEFENFHKEHEELEVKSKAELKVLIKEVKSLRTTQSVMRQELSRTMKEKLEMERIVQREKDREETAKNADEKLLHEYDVLQNRLQECNVQFHIEEESTLIMDSSSPSEAIELLATSDNRIGLLIAETQLLSEEVEKLRLTSGGHRGTDDAVRKMLTEVLIDNARLRKQVNSVLRCSLSAREISVREPGIEEEVEEPEGSIDLARSVMSKILEK from the exons ATGAATATTTACGCTCACGATCTTTCTCTTCTAGATTTTAATTACGACGTCTCCGGTCCCTTCGCCGAGCAGCTATCTCGCCGCCGCTTCCTCGACGACGACGGCGACGATTATCGCCGTAATACCATTCACGACGGAGTTAATGGACGACGAGAAGCTGATACCGATTCTATGGTATCTCCGCCGCATCGCCACGACGGGATGTCTCCGTTACCTCTGGGGATGGATTGGAGCGCTCCTCCTCGTCTTTGG GAAGGACGGGACACCGTTTGGCCACACCATCATCAAACTGGTTGGAGTTACTGTGTCACTGTCCCCTCTTGGGTTAGCCTTCCCAAATCAAGCGTTTCAGAACCCGCCGTG TTTTATAGAGTGCAAGTGGGGATACAATCTCCTGAGGGAATCACTTCTGTTAAGCTTATACTTAGAAGATTCAATGATTTCTTGGAACTATATTCGTCA ATTAAAAAGGAGTTTGTGACGAAAAGGTTACCCCATGCACCACCAAAGAAGATTCTGAGGGTAAAAAACCAGACACTTTTGGAAGAG AGGAGGTGCTCTCTGGAAGATTGGATGAATAGACTTTTGTCAGATATTGATATATCCAGAAGCGCTCTGATAGCAACATTCCTTGAGTTAGAAGCTGCTGTCAGGTCTT ATTTTAGTGATGAATGTCAAGAAACTGAATTTACCTCTGGGAACATTCCGGCACTTCCAACTACCACCTGCTCTGATGTTCCTGGTAGTTCATCAGTTATCGTGGATCATGGCAATGATTCTGCTGATGAGACATCTGATGCCTCAACAATAAAGCATGACAAAGCTAGTCTCAAAAATCTTATCTCGAGGAATTCAACTTCTGAAGATGATGTGACTGATTGGCATGAATTAATCACAGAATATGGACTTCTTGATAAAAGCTCGTTCCGGGAAAAAATCGAATGTCTTTCTAGGACTAATGGAGCTGCAGAAACTGGTAGTGTAACAGGAGGAGGCATTTCTAGTCAAGTTGGAATTCAGAGATTGGAGGGAAGTGacagaaaatttcaagaaaagtCCATTGAAAGCATTGTAACTCCTGGGGAACCTGATTTAGTTAACCAAGGGTCTATTGGTTCTCAGGATGAAGTTCATGGAAACATGCATAGTGCGGTTGGTGTAAATACTGAGATTCAGGCTATTGTATTTCACTCTGAGGAGAGACATAAGTTAAAGAGGGTTATTGATATGTTAAAGCAGAGACTTGAAACAGCAAAAGCTGACACGGAAGATCTTATCTCCAGGCTGAATCAAGAGCTAGCTGTTCGACAATTTTTATCAACAAAG GTTAAAGATTTAGAGGTTGAACTTGAAACAACTCGAGAGAGCTGCAAGCAAGGCATGGAGAAAACAGTTCTAGATGAAACGGAAAGATTTACTCAAATTCAGTGGGATATGGAGGAACTCCGCAAGCAATGCATGGATATGGAATCGTTGTTGAACTCTATAAAG GACGAGAAAGCAAATATTGAGACAGCAAATCAGTCACTTGTTCAAGAAAATCAGATGTTGCTGCAGCAGATCATTGATCTAAGAGAAGAATTTGAGAATTTTCACAAAGAACATGAAGAGCTGGAAGTGAAATCGAAAGCAGAGCTGAAAGTACTCATCAAAGAGGTCAAATCTCTCCGAACCACTCAATCGGTTATGAGACAAGAGCTTAGTCGCACAATGAAAGAAAAACTGGAGATGGAG AGAATTGTTCAACGGGAGAAGGATAGAGAAGAAACTGCAAAAAACGCAGACGAGAAGTTGCTGCATGAGTATGATGTTCTACAAAATCGGCTTCAAGAGTGCAATGTCCAGTTCCACATTGAGGAGGAGAGTACGTTAATAATGGACTCATCATCTCCATCTGAAGCCATCGAGCTACTAGCAACATCTGATAACCGAATAGGTCTTCTAATTGCTGAG ACCCAGCTTCTCTCAGAGGAAGTGGAAAAGCTGAGGCTTACATCGGGAG
- the LOC104704945 gene encoding putative F-box protein At4g17200 has translation MDIHPLYLVFWNKNSRVCSMRFDLQGIRDNLVEPSIKQIGQLDQIEVSKLFHCDGLLLCVVKDNNSRLLVWNPYLGQTIWIQPRNTFHRLDRYALGYDNNRNHKVLRFLDNHLGAGKHVFGYEIYDFTSSSWRVLDVTPDWDIQFYQRGVSLKGNTYFFAIEKITEDGEYGEFEDFLLCFDFSTERFGLRLPLPFHSYVLETVTLSSVTDEQLAVLYQRLDSCEMLEIWVTTKIEPSAVSWTIFLKVDMRPLTGFQFDIEAGSFFIDQETKLAVVFDIDKYKQTVTRRYHTTYIIGQDEYFDSLRLGEAPNLGKPDIYCLPLVCPSYAPNLVQLSP, from the exons ATGGATATCCAtccattatatttagttttctgGAACAAAA ATTCTAGGGTCTGTTCGATGAGATTCGATCTCCAAGGGATCCGCGACAACTTGGTCGAGCCATCTATCAAGCAAATAGGTCAACTTGATCAAATCGAGGTATCTAAACTCTTTCACTGCGACGGCTTGTTGTTATGCGTCGTGAAGGACAACAACTCGAGGCTCTTGGTGTGGAATCCCTATTTAGGCCAGACCATATGGATCCAACCTCGAAACACTTTCCACAGGTTAGACCGGTATGCTCTTGGATACGACAACAACCGTAACCACAAAGTCTTGAGGTTTCTGGATAATCACCTCGGTGCCGGAAAACACGTTTTTGGGTATGAAATCTATGATTTCACCTCTAGTTCATGGAGGGTTCTCGATGTCACTCCCGACTGGGATATACAGTTTTACCAACGCGGCGTATCTTTGAAGGGAAATACTTACTTTTTCGCTATAGAGAAGATTACAGAGGACGGAGAGTATGGAGagtttgaagattttttactctgttttgatttctcaACAGAGAGGTTTGGACTGCGTCTTCCTCTGCCATTTCACTCTTATGTTTTAGAAACCGTGACTCTGTCTAGTGTTACCGATGAGCAGCTTGCGGTGTTATACCAGCGCTTGGATTCATGCGAGATGTTGGAAATTTGGGTTACCACAAAGATTGAGCCCAGTGCGGTTTCCTGGACCATATTTTTGaaagtggatatgagaccactcaCTGGTTTTCAGTTTGACATTGAAGCTGGAAGCTTCTTCATCGACCAAGAGACGAAACTTGCAGTGGTTTTTGATATAGACAAATATAAGCAGACCGTGACCCGTCGCTACCATACAACTTACATCATTGGACAAGACGAATACTTCGACTCTCTTCGCCTCGGAGAAGCTCCGAACCTCGGAAAACCTGACATATACTGTCTCCCACTTGTGTGCCCTTCTTATGCTCCAAACTTAGTGCAACTATCTCCATGA
- the LOC104780757 gene encoding putative pentatricopeptide repeat-containing protein At3g15930 codes for MIYSRFISILGSCKTTDQFKQLHSQTITRGLAPNPTVQKKLLLFWCSRLGGHMSYACKLFVKIPEPDVVVWNNMIKGWSRVDGKGVRLYLNMLKEGVTPDSHTFPFLLNSLKRDGALACGKKLHCHVAKFGLGSNNLYVQNGLVQMYCFFGLMDMARGVFDRRCKEDVFSWNLMISGYNRMRQYEESVELFDEMERNLVFPTYVTLLLVLSACSKVKDKDLCRRVHGYVSECMKEPSLKLENALVNAYAACGEMDIAVRIFRSMKTRDVISWTSVVKGFVESGNLKLARTYFDQMPVRDRVSWTIMIDGYLRADCFNESLEMFREMQCAGMIPDEFTMVSVLTACAHLGSLEIGEWVKTYIDKNKIKNDVVVGNALIDMYFKCGCSEKAQNVFRDMDQRDKFTWTAMVVGLANNGKGQEAIEVFLQMQEMSIQPDAITCLGVLSACNHSGMVDQARKIFAKMRSDHRIEPSLAHYGCMVDLLGRAGLVKEAYEIIMNMPMNPNSIVWGALLGACRLHNDEPLAELAAKRIFELEPDNGAVYALLYNIYAGCERWEDLREVRRKMIDITVKKTPGFSLIDVNGFAHEFVAGDKSHLQSEEIFVKLEELTQESTFAAYLPDTSETLFEFG; via the coding sequence atgatttacTCTCGTTTCATCTCTATCCTTGGATCTTGCAAAACAACGGACCAATTCAAGCAGTTACATTCCCAAACCATTACGAGAGGTCTAGCACCAAACCCAACTGTGCAAAAGAAGCTCTTACTCTTCTGGTGTAGTCGTCTAGGTGGCCACATGAGTTATGCCTGTAAGCTGTTTGTGAAAATACCTGAACCAGACGTGGTTGTGTGGAACAATATGATCAAGGGTTGGTCAAGGGTGGATGGGAAAGGAGTTAGATTGTATTTGAATATGTTGAAGGAAGGTGTGACTCCAGATAGCCACACGTTTCCTTTCTTGTTGAACAGTCTTAAGCGAGATGGAGCGTTGGCTTGTGGTAAGAAGCTGCATTGCCATGTTGCGAAATTTGGATTAGGTTCTAATAACCTTTATGTGCAGAATGGTCTTGTTCAAATGTACTGTTTTTTTGGACTAATGGATATGGCTCGTGGGGTTTTCGACAGGAGATGTAAAGAGGATGTGTTTTCTTGGAACTTGATGATCTCTGGGTATAATAGGATGAGGCAATACGAAGAAAGCGTTGAGCTTTTTGATGAGATGGAGAGAAACTTGGTTTTTCCAACTTATGTTACCTTACTTCTTGTTCTCTCGGCTTGTTCTAAGGTAAAGGATAAAGATTTATGTAGAAGGGTTCATGGGTATGTTAGTGAATGTATGAAGGAACCTAGTTTGAAATTGGAGAATGCTCTGGTCAATGCATATGCAGCTTGCGGGGAAATGGATATAGCGGTAAGGATTTTCAGGAGTATGAAGACTAGGGATGTGATTTCTTGGACATCTGTTGTGAAAGGGTTTGTTGAGTCAGGGAATCTAAAGTTGGCTAGAACATATTTTGATCAGATGCCAGTGAGAGACAGAGTTTCGTGGACTATTATGATTGATGGTTACCTACGAGCTGATTGCTTCAATGAATCTCTGGAAATGTTCCGCGAGATGCAATGTGCAGGTATGATACCCGATGAATTTACCATGGTTAGTGTTCTCACAGCTTGTGCTCATCTAGGTTCCTTGGAGATTGGTGAATGGGTGAAGACGTACATAGACAAAAACAAGATCAAGAACGATGTTGTTGTAGGGAATGCTTTGATCGATATGTATTTCAAATGTGGGTGTTCTGAGAAAGCTCAGAATGTTTTCCGTGACATGGATCAGAGAGACAAATTCACATGGACAGCCATGGTTGTTGGTCTTGCCAACAATGGAAAAGGTCAAGAGGCCATTGAAGTTTTCTTACAAATGCAAGAAATGTCAATACAACCAGATGCTATTACTTGTCTTGGCGTCCTCTCTGCTTGTAACCATAGTGGTATGGTAGACCAAGCAAGGAAAATTTTCGCCAAGATGAGAAGCGACCATAGAATTGAGCCGAGTTTAGCACATTATGGATGTATGGTTGACCTACTTGGTCGAGCTGGGTTAGTCAAGGAAGCATATGAGATAATAATGAACATGCCAATGAATCCAAACTCGATTGTGTGGGGAGCTCTACTTGGTGCTTGTAGACTTCATAATGATGAACCACTGGCTGAACTGGCAGCTAAAAGAATATTTGAGTTGGAACCTGATAATGGGGCTGTTTATGCTttattatacaatatatatgcaGGTTGCGAAAGATGGGAGGATTTGCGAGAagtgagaagaaagatgatagaCATCACAGTTAAGAAGACACCAGGCTTCAGTTTAATTGACGTAAACGGGTTTGCTCACGAATTTGTTGCTGGAGACAAATCACATCTTCAATCTGAAGAGATTTTCGTGAAACTAGAAGAACTAACCCAAGAGTCGACATTTGCAGCATACTTGCCTGATACTTCCGAAACATTGTTCGAGTTTGGGTAA
- the LOC104780766 gene encoding uncharacterized protein LOC104780766, whose protein sequence is MEDLRLSPLKLGSFKSSLSGRSTPRGSPTFRRVHSGRTPRREGKAGVQWFRSNRLLYWLLLITLWTYLGFYVQSRWAHDDDSKVEFLRFGGKLREDVHVEQNKRLDANGSSHAVVDNTNIVHIGVNKRMHVTLAKKEDVTSRPSLSSRRRTRKGSRSSRARIRSKQRVRKVMETRDLDEQDQELPKTNVTYGKLFGPFGSLEDRILGWSPQKRSGTCDRKSDFKRLVWSRRFVLLFHELSMTGAPISMMELASELLSCGATVYAVVLSRRGGLLPELTRRRIKVVEDKGELSFKTAMKADLVIAGSAVCASWIDQYMDHHPAGGSQIAWWVMENRREYFDRAKPVLDRVKLLIFLSEVQSKQWLTWCEEDHIKLRSQPVIVPLSVNDELAFVAGISSSLNTPTLTQEMMKKKRQTLRESVRTEFGLTDTDMLVMSLSSINPGKGQLLLLESAALALESQQEQEPVAKTNSNQSKIKNLNGIRKEKISLSVRHRLRGSPRKMKITSPAIENPAVLTATGKRKLLPYGNVTRKQDLKFLLGSVGSKSNKVAYVKEMLSFLSNNGNLSTSVLWTPATTRVASLYSAADVYVTNSQGVGETFGRVTIEAMAYGLPVLGTDAGGTKEIVEHNVTGLLHPVGRPGNKVLAQNLLFLLRNPSTRLQLADQGREKVEKMYMKQHMYKRFVDVLVKCMRP, encoded by the exons ATGGAAGACCTTCGGCTGTCACCGCTGAAACTAGGTAGCTTTAAGTCTTCATTGTCAGGGAGGTCTACTCCAAGGGGTTCACCTACATTTAGGAGAGTTCATTCTGGCAGGACTCCACGTCGAGAGGGCAAAGCAGGTGTTCAGTGGTTCAGAAGTAACCGTCTGCTTTACTGGTTACTTTTGATTACTCTTTGGACCTATCTTGGATTTTATGTTCAGTCCAGATGGGCGCATGATGATGATAGCAAAGTTGAGTTCTTGCGGTTTGGAGGCAAACTGAGAGAAGATGTGCATGTGGAACAGAATAAACGACTGGATGCTAATGGGAGTTCTCATGCTGTAGTAGATAATACCAATATAGTCCATATAGGTGTAAATAAGAGGATGCATGTAACTTTGGCCAAGAAAGAGGATGTCACATCTCGACCAAGCTTGAGCTCCAGGAGGAGGACCAGAAAAGGTAGTCGTAGTTCACGTGCAAGGATTCGTAGTAAGCAAAGGGTGAGGAAAGTGATGGAGACTAGGGACTTGGACGAGCAAGATCAAGAACTTCCAAAGACTAATGTCACCTACGGTAAACTTTTTGGTCCGTTTGGATCACTAGAGGATAGAATTCTTGGATGGAGTCCGCAAAAGCGATCAGGGACCTGTGACAGGAAATCAGACTTTAAACGTCTTGTTTGGTCTAGAAGATTCGTCCTACTTTTCCATGAACTATCAATGACTGGTGCTCCAATTTCAATGATGGAGTTGGCTTCTGAGCTTTTGAGCTGTGGTGCAACAGTATATGCAGTAGTTTTGAGCAGAAGGGGTGGATTACTGCCAGAGCTCACAAGGAGAAGGATCAAAGTGGTTGAAGACAAAGGAGAACTCAGCTTCAAAACTGCCATGAAAGCAGATCTTGTTATTGCAGGATCAGCAGTCTGTGCCTCATGGATAG ATCAATACATGGATCACCATCCAGCTGGTGGAAGTCAAATCGCTTGGTGGGTGATGGAGAACCGGCGTGAGTACTTTGATCGAGCAAAacctgtgctcgaccgagtgaaACTGCTAATTTTTCTATCTGAAGTACAGAGCAAACAATGGTTAACATGGTGTGAAGAGGACCATATAAAGCTTAGGTCTCAGCCGGTTATTGTTCCGCTGTCTGTTAATGATGAGTTGGCTTTTGTTGCCGGGATTTCCAGTTCACTAAATACTCCAACACTGACCcaggagatgatgaagaagaaaagacaaacaCTACGTGAATCAGTCAGAACGGAGTTCGGTTTGACAGATACGGATATGCTTGTGATGTCTCTTAGCAGCATAAACCCAGGAAAGGGacaacttcttctccttgaaTCTGCCGCCTTGGCACTGGAGAgtcaacaagaacaagaaccagTGGCTAAAACTAATAGTAATCAGTCCAAAATCAAGAACCTCAATGGCATCAGGAAGGAAAAGATTAGTCTTTCAGTCAGACATCGTTTAAGAGGTTCACCACGGAAGATGAAGATCACGTCTCCTGCTATTGAAAATCCAGCCGTTCTCACGGCCACTGGTAAAAGAAAGCTGTTGCCGTATGGCAACGTAACACGGAAACAAGACCTTAAATTTCTTCTTGGATCAGTTGGGTCTAAGAGCAACAAAGTTGCATACGTTAAGGAGATGTTGAGCTTCTTGTCAAACAATGGAAACTTATCGACCTCTGTTCTTTGGACTCCAGCGACCACGCGTGTTGCCTCATTATACTCTGCTGCAGATGTCTACGTAACAAATTCCCAG GGAGTTGGTGAAACATTCGGGAGAGTGACTATCGAGGCAATGGCTTATGGTCTTCCG GTGCTTGGAACAGACGCTGGAGGAACAAAGGAGATAGTGGAGCACAATGTTACAGGGCTACTTCATCCTGTGGGGAGGCCAGGTAATAAAGTTTTAGCTCAGAACCTGTTGTTTCTTCTTAGAAACCCATCTACAAGGCTACAACTAGCTGACCAAGGACGTGAAAAGGTTGAGAAGATGTACATGAAGCAGCACATGTACAAGAGATTTGTGGACGTACTAGTTAAATGTATGAGACCGTAA